One part of the Chitinivibrionales bacterium genome encodes these proteins:
- a CDS encoding beta-1,3-glucanase family protein, translated as SVILLQPLSRSSGGTVAQKAPEFQTKLEKLAAVVDTLHATEPGYTLGNTPIQTLSGQFDFVLTKNHSFNGDTDAFWDTAHVKKEAGHFWYTVINRTNGLYPDSMIYLAIGDGGVPFRLSDQNTVDFTTSASGRLYIMVGYKPAAGNYRPQNQVWDFEEHTNGMLNGSLWFHGNTTRVDAFGTPIAYRLHCTTGFDTCRGEVPHVFYQTRQSIFDEFKNEVPSEWTHLATVKAPYRIPNPGGDDNSGGFGAGGTYVNYWGSYGPNPYNANLGPQPSAASNRHVIGLTDAQQADDAYHYKATPCNMYSYFLHRRAYDRKCYGFPYDDYANWSSYIEHGDVSWLILAVGY; from the coding sequence TCTGTTATACTCCTGCAGCCGCTTTCGCGCAGCTCGGGGGGGACGGTCGCTCAAAAGGCGCCCGAATTCCAGACCAAACTGGAAAAACTCGCGGCCGTGGTGGACACGCTGCATGCGACGGAACCCGGCTACACGCTCGGCAATACCCCGATCCAGACGTTAAGCGGGCAATTCGATTTTGTTTTGACAAAAAACCATTCCTTCAACGGCGATACCGACGCATTTTGGGACACTGCGCATGTCAAGAAGGAAGCCGGGCACTTTTGGTACACGGTCATCAACAGGACCAATGGCTTGTATCCGGACAGCATGATTTACCTTGCTATTGGCGACGGCGGTGTTCCGTTCCGTTTGAGTGATCAAAATACGGTTGATTTCACCACGAGCGCATCAGGCAGGCTTTATATAATGGTCGGATACAAGCCTGCGGCAGGAAATTATAGGCCTCAGAACCAGGTTTGGGATTTCGAAGAGCACACCAACGGCATGCTTAACGGCAGTCTCTGGTTTCATGGCAATACCACGCGTGTAGATGCTTTTGGAACTCCCATAGCATACCGGCTGCATTGCACAACCGGTTTTGATACCTGCCGCGGCGAAGTGCCCCATGTGTTTTACCAGACGCGCCAGTCGATTTTCGACGAATTCAAGAATGAGGTGCCCTCCGAATGGACACATCTTGCAACGGTCAAGGCACCGTACCGTATTCCCAATCCCGGCGGCGACGATAACTCCGGTGGATTCGGCGCCGGTGGGACATACGTCAATTACTGGGGAAGTTATGGGCCAAATCCGTATAATGCCAATCTTGGCCCGCAGCCGTCCGCCGCTTCCAATAGGCATGTGATAGGGCTGACCGATGCACAACAGGCGGATGACGCATATCATTACAAAGCCACCCCATGCAATATGTATTCATATTTCCTGCATAGGCGTGCCTATGACAGAAAATGTTACGGATTTCCATACGATGACTATGCGAACTGGTCTTCGTATATCGAGCACGGCGATGTGTCGTGGCTTATTCTTGCGGTAGGGTACTAG